In the genome of Streptomyces sp. NBC_00433, the window CACCCGCCGGGGCAAGAACTTCGCCACCTACGGGCAGTACACCACCGCCGAGGACCCCCACGTCACCCGCACACACCTCAGCGGCACCGAAGCAGACCTGCTCAAACTCCCCGACGACGCCGCCTTCGCCATCGACCGCCTACTCACCGACTCCGCCACCGGCCGGGCACACCACCGGACACTCATCCCATTCGCCACCGCCGACCAATACCCCGAACTTGCCGAGAACCCCACGCTCGACCCCGCCGCGATATACGGCCTACTCACCGCCGCAGGCCAGACACTCACCTGGCAGGAATACACCACCGCCCGCCCCGCACTCCCCGACGACCGCACCAGCCTCGCCGGAGACGGCTCCTGGCTCCTCGTCAACCACCGCATCACCCACGGCACCGACGACCAGCCACTCATCCTCGAAACCCTCACCGCCAGCGCCGACCGCACCCGCCTGACCCGCCACGTCACCGCGCAACGGACACCCGTTGGCAAAGCGAACTAGGTGTTCTGTCCATGGAGGTTGGTGACAGGTGTCACGGCGGGCTGATCTTGAATGAGTGAGGGCCCTCCGGGTTCGGTGTGGATTGCGACATCTACACACGAACGACGAGAAGGCCCTCATGCCCCACCGTAATGCACCCCTGACTGAGACCGGACGGCTGCGTCTGGCCCGCTGTGTCGTGGACGACGGCTGGCCCCTGCGCCGCGCGGCGCAGCGCTTCCAGGTCTCGCCCACTACGGCTCAGCGGTGGGCAACCCGCTACCGGGAGCTGGGTGAGGCCGGGATGGCCGACCGCTCCTCCCGTCCGCACCACGGCCCGCGCCGGACACCGACCCGCACGGAGCGGCGGATCATCAAGGTCCGTGTCCTGCGCCGCTGGGGACCGGCCCGCATCGCCTACCTCCTCGGGCTGAACCCGGCGACCGTCCACCGTGTCCTGACCCGCTACAAACTGGCCCGCCTGGCCCACCTGGACCGGGCCACCGGGCGGGCCATCCGGCGCTACGAGCACGCCGCCCCCGGCGACCTGGTGCACGTCGACATCAAGAAACTCGGGAACATCCCCGACGGCGGCGGTCACCAGGTCCTGGGCCGGCAGGCGGGCCGCAAGAACCGCGCCAGGGCGGGCATGAGCTTCCTGCACAACGCCGTCGACGATCACTCCCGGCTCGCCTACAGCGAGATCCTCACCGACGAGAAGAAGGAAACCGCCGTCGCCTTCTGGCAGCGGGCCCACGCCTTCTTCACCGCTGCCGGGATCACCGTCCAGCGCGTCCTGACCGACAACGGCTCCTGCTACAAGTCGCACCTGTGGCGCAACTCCCTCACGGATCAGGGGATTTCACACAAGCGCACCCGCCCCTACCGGCCGCAGACGAACGGGAAGGTCGAGCGGTTCAACCGGACCCTGCTGGACGAATGGGCCTACGCGAAGGCATACCGGACCGAGACCGAGCGACGCGAGGCCTACCCGGTCTGGCTCCACACCTACAATCACCACCGCGGACACACCGCACTCAAGGGCCAACCACCCGCCAGCCGCGTCCCCAACCTCACGGGTCAGTACAACTAGGCCAGACCTCGGCGATCTGTCTGACCGCCCTCGTTGGGGGAGAGTGGGCTGGTTTCGCCGTTCCTGCATGCCGGGAGCACAGGTTTTCTAGGCTGGCGTTGCTGAGCGACGGTTTATCAGGGGGTGGGTATGGACGCCGAGGTCGTGCAGCTCATGGAGCAGGTAGGCCCGTATCTATCAACCGCTTTGGGCGCCTACGGGGCAGCAGTGCTGACGCGGGCAGAGGATGCGGTAGTGGACGCCGGGGCGGACGGGTCGGCGCGTCTGGGGCGGCGAATCTTACACGCGGTATGGCGGCAGCGGGAAGAGCCGGCGCGCGCGGCGCTGGAGGGCGCAGTGAGTGACGCTGCCGCGGAGCCGCAGGATGCTGATGCGGCGGCGGCGCTGCGGCAGCAGGTGAAGAAGGCGTTGCAGGAGGACCAGGACCTGCGACGAGAGTTGGCCAGGTTGCTGGCGGCTGCCGGGGCGGGGACGGTGAACGTGACCGCCTCGGGCG includes:
- a CDS encoding IS481 family transposase, which encodes MPHRNAPLTETGRLRLARCVVDDGWPLRRAAQRFQVSPTTAQRWATRYRELGEAGMADRSSRPHHGPRRTPTRTERRIIKVRVLRRWGPARIAYLLGLNPATVHRVLTRYKLARLAHLDRATGRAIRRYEHAAPGDLVHVDIKKLGNIPDGGGHQVLGRQAGRKNRARAGMSFLHNAVDDHSRLAYSEILTDEKKETAVAFWQRAHAFFTAAGITVQRVLTDNGSCYKSHLWRNSLTDQGISHKRTRPYRPQTNGKVERFNRTLLDEWAYAKAYRTETERREAYPVWLHTYNHHRGHTALKGQPPASRVPNLTGQYN
- a CDS encoding GntR family transcriptional regulator — its product is MADETMQPQYLYAQVAARLAEEIVSGVHPPGSLMPSESAIMERYGISRVTARAAIAELRTMGLIESKRGKGSIVREETATATLDQTITRRGKNFATYGQYTTAEDPHVTRTHLSGTEADLLKLPDDAAFAIDRLLTDSATGRAHHRTLIPFATADQYPELAENPTLDPAAIYGLLTAAGQTLTWQEYTTARPALPDDRTSLAGDGSWLLVNHRITHGTDDQPLILETLTASADRTRLTRHVTAQRTPVGKAN